One region of Streptomyces sp. CG4 genomic DNA includes:
- a CDS encoding nucleoside 2-deoxyribosyltransferase, whose product MDAFRQADAVIVCNPGGRVGSGTVFELGFMSALGKRVIFTEEPLGVSVSFPCEVGLGA is encoded by the coding sequence ATGGACGCATTCCGGCAGGCCGACGCTGTCATCGTGTGCAACCCGGGTGGTCGCGTCGGAAGCGGCACCGTCTTCGAGCTCGGCTTCATGTCCGCGCTTGGCAAGAGGGTCATCTTCACGGAGGAGCCCCTGGGCGTATCTGTCTCCTTCCCCTGCGAGGTAGGCCTGGGGGCCTGA
- a CDS encoding DUF742 domain-containing protein → MVGPYSDAAIGAGGARLRPYALTGGRTRSDYPLQLDTLLAACPVPADTDLGPEGERIRLLCATPQAVAELAFHLGQPVQVAKILASDLLRVQALVIAEHHDASHRPDRELLEAVLVGLHKL, encoded by the coding sequence GTGGTCGGCCCCTATAGCGACGCTGCCATCGGGGCGGGAGGTGCACGGCTTCGCCCTTACGCCCTTACGGGCGGACGCACCCGCTCTGACTACCCGCTGCAGCTCGACACGCTGCTGGCTGCTTGCCCCGTCCCCGCGGACACCGATCTCGGCCCGGAGGGCGAGCGGATCCGACTGCTGTGCGCGACTCCCCAGGCCGTCGCCGAACTCGCGTTCCATCTGGGGCAGCCCGTTCAGGTGGCCAAGATCCTCGCCTCCGACCTGCTCCGCGTCCAAGCCCTGGTCATCGCCGAACACCACGACGCCAGCCATCGTCCTGACCGAGAACTCCTGGAGGCTGTCCTTGTCGGCCTACACAAACTGTGA
- a CDS encoding ATP-binding protein: MPPTAAELIRELTLGQLVDHHAFALTAREEPLAWARETVRRLLHDRTDQNRIDDTVLVVTELLTNAIRHAGGPVSLTIDLYEKGVTVGVVDRGRDTTAIPTDAVSLLAGLQDEATAATSGGDLATSGRGLYLVSAFANGWGVEPAREGKVVTAAFCLAGSAA; encoded by the coding sequence GTGCCGCCGACAGCAGCCGAACTCATCCGGGAACTGACCCTGGGGCAACTGGTCGACCACCACGCCTTCGCGCTCACCGCAAGGGAAGAACCGCTCGCGTGGGCCCGCGAGACGGTCCGCCGGCTGCTCCACGACCGGACCGACCAGAACCGGATCGACGACACCGTGCTGGTCGTCACCGAACTCCTCACCAACGCAATCCGGCACGCGGGCGGGCCCGTATCCCTCACCATCGACCTCTACGAGAAAGGCGTCACCGTGGGCGTCGTTGACCGCGGAAGGGACACCACTGCCATTCCGACCGATGCCGTCAGTCTCCTGGCTGGCCTACAGGACGAGGCGACCGCCGCGACCAGTGGAGGGGACCTTGCCACGAGCGGCAGGGGCCTGTACCTGGTCAGCGCGTTCGCCAATGGCTGGGGGGTCGAACCAGCTCGCGAGGGCAAGGTCGTGACCGCCGCGTTCTGCCTGGCAGGGAGCGCTGCGTGA
- a CDS encoding ATP/GTP-binding protein, with the protein MSAYTNCEAAPPRLRKVKIVIAGGFGTGKTTLVGAVSEVRPLLTEAAMTQASEGVDALVGVESKKTTTVAMDFGRITLHQEIVLMLFGTPGQDRFNNIWDDLSRGAAGAVVLVDTRRLEDAFDVVAYFEAQQLPFLIAVNQFDRAPRYLLDEVREALRLDASVPVVACDARDRRSVLEILKNVVRHALYRLPASQGAMTPPGVPRKVRNGGPT; encoded by the coding sequence TTGTCGGCCTACACAAACTGTGAGGCTGCTCCCCCTCGCCTGCGGAAGGTCAAGATTGTTATCGCCGGGGGCTTCGGCACGGGCAAGACGACCCTGGTCGGCGCAGTCAGCGAGGTCAGGCCGCTCCTCACGGAAGCGGCGATGACCCAGGCCAGCGAGGGCGTCGACGCCTTGGTGGGCGTGGAGTCCAAGAAGACCACCACCGTGGCCATGGACTTCGGGAGGATCACCCTCCACCAGGAGATCGTGCTGATGCTGTTCGGCACTCCAGGGCAGGACCGCTTCAACAATATCTGGGACGACCTCTCCCGTGGCGCAGCCGGCGCGGTGGTGCTGGTCGACACCCGTCGCCTGGAAGACGCCTTCGACGTGGTGGCCTACTTCGAGGCACAGCAACTGCCCTTCCTCATCGCGGTGAACCAGTTCGACCGAGCTCCGCGCTACCTGCTGGACGAGGTCCGCGAAGCCCTGCGACTTGACGCCAGCGTTCCGGTCGTTGCGTGTGACGCCCGCGACCGCCGGTCCGTCCTCGAGATCCTCAAAAACGTCGTTCGCCATGCCCTGTACCGCCTGCCCGCGTCCCAAGGAGCGATGACGCCCCCGGGCGTGCCGCGCAAGGTGAGAAACGGAGGCCCCACATGA
- a CDS encoding aminoglycoside phosphotransferase family protein has product MAIADTLVLAYGLHPAEIARIPEGTSTDNFAVVDQTGRRYFVKVYRTRDNLALERASVELSEYAADGGVATARATRTREHELLATHGRLPMSLWSYVPHTETAEGTLTGARWAAAGAAMGLLHRRLATHPAAAPTLEPGAAVCDVAAARDRFERLILAFQNMPRLGEFETWALQAARERQAVLGDVERILASLPQLTVQVMHGDMAGPNVLLKKDDVAAFVDFGPPTPGYLAWEIVRLGCDPKSCVANGVERWLKGYTDLALAYRDANPKAPVDDLLSSLRVGCAAMLCAAFPLSAPVERPHLVDATLESYARARHEAALMLLDRLPVLEEALRDTLR; this is encoded by the coding sequence ATGGCGATCGCCGACACGCTGGTGCTCGCGTACGGACTGCACCCGGCAGAAATAGCGCGAATCCCGGAGGGCACCTCGACGGACAACTTCGCCGTAGTGGACCAGACGGGCCGTCGGTATTTCGTCAAGGTCTATCGCACTCGAGATAACTTGGCTCTGGAGCGGGCGTCGGTTGAACTGTCCGAGTACGCCGCCGACGGAGGTGTCGCGACCGCGCGGGCAACCCGCACGCGCGAGCACGAACTCCTCGCGACCCACGGCCGCCTGCCGATGTCACTGTGGTCATACGTGCCACACACCGAGACTGCCGAGGGCACCCTGACCGGTGCGCGGTGGGCAGCGGCCGGCGCTGCGATGGGCCTCCTCCACCGCCGACTCGCCACTCACCCCGCCGCCGCACCCACCCTGGAACCTGGTGCCGCGGTGTGCGACGTGGCCGCCGCACGTGACCGCTTCGAGAGACTGATTCTCGCGTTCCAGAACATGCCCAGGCTCGGGGAGTTCGAGACATGGGCGCTGCAGGCGGCGCGTGAGCGGCAAGCCGTCTTGGGGGACGTCGAGCGCATCCTCGCTTCGCTTCCACAGCTGACGGTCCAGGTCATGCACGGCGACATGGCCGGTCCCAACGTCCTGCTGAAGAAGGACGATGTCGCCGCGTTCGTGGACTTCGGACCACCCACACCTGGGTACCTCGCCTGGGAGATCGTGCGTCTTGGCTGTGACCCCAAGAGCTGTGTGGCCAACGGTGTTGAGAGGTGGCTCAAGGGATACACCGATCTTGCCCTCGCCTATCGAGACGCCAACCCCAAGGCGCCCGTGGACGACCTCTTGTCCTCGCTTCGTGTCGGCTGTGCAGCCATGCTCTGCGCGGCCTTTCCGTTGTCGGCACCAGTGGAACGACCGCACCTCGTCGACGCCACACTTGAGTCCTACGCGCGGGCACGGCACGAGGCAGCTCTGATGCTGCTGGACCGGCTACCTGTCTTGGAGGAGGCCCTGCGTGACACTCTTCGCTGA
- a CDS encoding ATP-binding protein yields MSDHRRPTQLRRRVPGPAPLSQASLRGLVLQPMLGTGIAAGAAWAAHPGAHVPLPVTVSSAAAIWLGSMLYGVRRADAAIEGANEHQENLVGGLEDLRAAVSKALERVEQGDLNGVSAAPPEFTGSLSADPALAVEQLLFLARTEVDHAISHAAQLHQRSALGERAQTDLLRTIAQRQNALVGRTLAALDKAENSVEDPDILNDFFGIDHLVTQLRRFTENIAVLGGQSLAGRPRDPLPVSTALRQAVEEIERYDRVGVGLAPDKLSFPGHVGPSVVHLLAELLENATQFSDSRTKVQLTATVEQGGLVIAVRDQGMSMTPALMYQLNEQLAAPQTVDVYSHLKAGRIGLVVTGELAQRCGIRVQLQANTDGPGVTAFALIPNAVLMTSPVATVHSVPASPAEPVPYQMRPELSVYQGRSGLSQPSGALHPIATEAPAARQHAAEAPTEGRAPLPRRPATPAAGQAYAPPQSAPASNGPTPGLMAQYRAGAHHAAGHRPAGE; encoded by the coding sequence ATGTCTGATCACCGCCGCCCGACTCAACTCCGTCGGCGCGTACCCGGACCGGCGCCCCTGAGTCAGGCTTCGCTGCGCGGACTGGTCCTGCAGCCGATGCTCGGGACGGGCATCGCTGCGGGCGCCGCGTGGGCAGCCCATCCGGGAGCGCATGTCCCGCTTCCGGTGACCGTGTCGAGCGCCGCCGCAATCTGGCTCGGATCCATGCTCTACGGCGTTCGCCGTGCCGATGCCGCCATAGAAGGTGCCAACGAGCATCAGGAGAATCTGGTGGGCGGCCTCGAGGACCTGCGTGCCGCTGTCAGCAAAGCCCTGGAGCGGGTGGAGCAGGGCGATCTCAACGGCGTGTCGGCGGCCCCACCGGAATTCACCGGTTCACTCAGTGCCGACCCGGCCCTCGCCGTGGAGCAGCTGCTGTTCCTCGCTCGCACTGAAGTGGACCACGCCATCAGCCACGCTGCGCAACTCCACCAGCGAAGCGCGCTCGGCGAGCGCGCGCAGACAGACTTATTGCGGACCATCGCCCAGCGGCAGAACGCGTTGGTGGGCCGAACTCTGGCAGCCCTCGACAAGGCGGAGAACAGTGTTGAGGACCCTGACATCCTCAATGACTTCTTCGGTATCGACCATCTGGTGACCCAGCTGCGGCGGTTCACGGAGAACATCGCGGTACTGGGTGGGCAGAGTCTGGCAGGCCGTCCCCGCGATCCTCTGCCGGTGTCCACCGCGCTGCGACAGGCCGTCGAGGAGATCGAACGGTACGACCGGGTGGGGGTCGGCCTTGCCCCGGACAAGCTGTCCTTCCCCGGACACGTAGGTCCCAGCGTCGTCCACCTGCTGGCCGAGTTGCTGGAGAACGCCACCCAGTTTTCCGATTCCCGGACGAAGGTGCAGCTGACCGCGACGGTGGAGCAAGGCGGCCTAGTGATCGCGGTCCGCGACCAAGGCATGTCCATGACGCCCGCGCTGATGTACCAGCTGAACGAGCAGTTGGCCGCGCCGCAGACCGTGGACGTCTACTCGCACCTGAAAGCGGGCCGCATCGGTTTGGTTGTCACCGGCGAGCTTGCCCAGCGCTGCGGCATCCGGGTCCAGTTGCAGGCGAACACCGACGGCCCCGGGGTGACCGCCTTCGCGCTCATTCCCAACGCGGTCCTCATGACCTCGCCCGTGGCCACGGTCCACAGCGTGCCCGCGTCGCCGGCGGAGCCAGTGCCATACCAGATGCGCCCCGAGCTCTCGGTCTACCAAGGCCGTTCTGGCCTGTCCCAGCCTTCGGGTGCTCTGCACCCGATAGCGACGGAAGCACCTGCCGCACGCCAACATGCCGCCGAAGCTCCGACCGAGGGGCGTGCTCCCCTGCCCCGCCGTCCTGCCACACCCGCCGCTGGCCAGGCTTATGCCCCACCCCAGTCTGCGCCGGCGAGTAACGGCCCCACGCCCGGCCTCATGGCGCAGTACCGCGCGGGGGCCCACCACGCGGCGGGTCATCGCCCGGCCGGCGAGTGA
- a CDS encoding alpha/beta fold hydrolase produces the protein MTTTSVTIEDLRALIAGVLETEPEEVTDEAHFAHELDIDSLLMLEISTRVESAYGVPENSVAASGATTLVELHAFLTSKLTSETPASPLIRPRPLSEPAARLFLLHHAGGSHLLYRGWSAHFPENWELCLLEAPGRGNLQALPLIDDCDRLVDYLHTAIAPLLDRPFGFFGHSMGALIAYQLTRRLLRQGEPLPTWLGVSAYGAPQGEADADSSPHLMADDELRTWLRSGGGSPPQLLDNDDVWHKFAPVFRSDFKLVDTWTPPRTAEQLPVPLTAFAGRHDKLISEDDLLAWRAHTTNFRGLERYEGDHFYLTNHQQLLAAAITAAMRSAAP, from the coding sequence ATGACCACGACGAGCGTGACCATCGAGGATCTCCGCGCCCTGATAGCTGGCGTACTGGAGACCGAGCCCGAGGAGGTCACCGACGAGGCGCACTTCGCCCACGAGCTCGACATCGACTCGCTGCTGATGTTGGAGATCTCAACCCGCGTGGAGAGCGCGTACGGCGTCCCGGAGAACTCCGTGGCCGCCAGCGGCGCCACCACCCTCGTCGAGCTGCACGCCTTCCTCACCTCCAAGCTCACCAGCGAGACGCCGGCTTCCCCGCTCATCCGCCCCAGGCCGCTGAGCGAACCAGCGGCGCGCCTGTTCCTGCTCCACCACGCCGGCGGCTCACACCTGCTCTACCGGGGCTGGTCGGCGCACTTCCCCGAGAACTGGGAACTCTGCCTCCTGGAGGCCCCCGGCCGAGGCAACCTGCAGGCCCTGCCGCTGATCGACGACTGCGACCGGCTCGTCGACTACCTCCACACCGCCATCGCACCACTGCTCGACCGGCCCTTCGGGTTCTTCGGTCACAGCATGGGCGCACTGATCGCCTACCAGCTCACCCGCCGACTCCTGCGCCAGGGGGAACCGCTCCCCACCTGGCTGGGGGTGTCCGCCTACGGCGCCCCGCAAGGCGAAGCCGACGCCGACAGCAGCCCCCACCTGATGGCCGACGACGAACTGCGCACCTGGCTGCGGAGCGGCGGCGGCAGCCCCCCGCAGCTCCTCGACAACGACGACGTCTGGCACAAGTTCGCCCCGGTGTTCCGCAGCGACTTCAAACTCGTGGACACCTGGACTCCCCCCCGCACCGCCGAGCAGCTGCCCGTTCCGCTCACGGCATTCGCGGGCCGCCACGACAAGCTGATCAGCGAGGACGATCTCCTTGCCTGGCGGGCGCACACGACGAACTTCCGCGGACTCGAGAGGTACGAGGGCGACCACTTCTACCTGACGAACCACCAGCAGCTTCTCGCTGCCGCCATCACGGCCGCCATGCGCTCCGCCGCCCCGTGA
- a CDS encoding uracil-DNA glycosylase family protein: MNGRTTVADRILQFNEELAETTLELPPGFAVINPFSGPQKERVHEVTTAFYHKYYDDDRPRRLVLGSSPARRGTAVTGVPFEDAKLLESETGVDVDGYAVSRPSAGFLHDVIARYGGRTRFYADFVMSFVCPLGLVRTNPQGREVNCNFYENKKLLELLHDFLVDALERQVAFGTDTSVCYCIGSGENFKFLSKVNEGQRFFKKIVPLEHPRFITQYNGARKEEFAEKYLSALRGEGD; encoded by the coding sequence ATGAACGGGCGAACGACCGTTGCCGATCGGATCCTGCAGTTCAACGAGGAACTCGCGGAGACGACGCTTGAACTGCCGCCGGGATTCGCGGTCATCAACCCGTTCAGTGGCCCCCAGAAGGAGCGCGTCCACGAGGTGACGACTGCGTTCTACCACAAGTACTACGACGACGACAGGCCGCGCCGTCTGGTGCTGGGGAGTTCGCCCGCCCGACGGGGCACGGCCGTGACCGGGGTCCCGTTCGAAGACGCCAAGCTCCTCGAGAGCGAAACGGGAGTCGATGTCGACGGCTATGCGGTGAGTCGGCCCTCCGCCGGATTCCTGCATGACGTCATCGCGCGCTATGGGGGCCGGACAAGGTTCTACGCCGACTTCGTCATGAGCTTTGTGTGCCCTCTCGGTTTGGTGAGAACGAATCCCCAGGGAAGAGAGGTCAACTGCAACTTCTACGAGAACAAGAAGCTGCTGGAGCTTCTGCACGATTTCCTCGTGGACGCCCTGGAGCGTCAGGTGGCATTTGGAACCGACACCTCGGTGTGCTACTGCATCGGTAGCGGCGAGAACTTCAAATTCCTCTCGAAGGTGAACGAGGGTCAGCGCTTCTTCAAAAAGATCGTGCCCTTGGAGCACCCGCGTTTCATCACGCAATACAACGGGGCGAGAAAAGAAGAATTCGCCGAGAAGTACCTTAGTGCTCTGCGCGGAGAAGGCGACTAG
- a CDS encoding AMP-binding protein, which produces MEHIDITRGRLREIVASVLEVDKDAIEPGALFYEELGMTSLEKVEVVVAVEREFGPMSAQEAAALTSLDAAVAVLSERARSLQSVDLIDRLVAGHVTAGRGDRASYLDPQAGEITYAGLLEGARGYAGALQAAGVPEGARGLLVADDSVATVVAVLGLWWHGCVPVVISPVLTDDEVRYIAADCAAAMVHLDAAPTRQRALEEVFATTTRFAGADVRAALATAEAGPAHRPQEAGPSAVWSAGSEALVQYTSGSTGMPKGVRHSAGAIGAMADGIGTVLALMPEDTVLSSARMSFGYGFGSSVLCPLAAGARVALISGTVDVHSLAAAMQRHRPTVLLSVPRLYAALLNAPGTPLASDCVDSVRLCVAAGENLPGPLDERIRAAFQADLLNGLGATEVLYIVVGTPPGEDRPGTFGVPVPGITATVRAADGTPVADGVEGRLHIAGPTVALGYIGRPEAAAVTFADGGAYTGDVVRRAPDGTFTHLCRADDVLNLGGYKVVPSEIESVVRGVDGVQDCVVVGGRDADGLEQAVAYLVARSGFDEAVVRRAVLAAARGGLAAYKRPARLEFLDELPTTSTGKVAAFELRKAATRP; this is translated from the coding sequence GTGGAACACATCGACATAACGCGCGGCAGGCTGCGAGAGATCGTGGCGTCTGTCCTTGAGGTGGACAAGGACGCCATCGAGCCGGGTGCCCTGTTCTATGAGGAACTCGGCATGACCTCCTTGGAGAAGGTCGAGGTCGTGGTCGCGGTCGAGCGCGAGTTCGGCCCCATGTCCGCCCAGGAGGCGGCAGCCCTCACCAGCCTGGACGCCGCGGTGGCCGTGCTCAGCGAGCGGGCGAGGAGCCTCCAGAGTGTCGACCTGATCGACCGCCTGGTGGCAGGCCATGTAACCGCCGGCCGGGGTGACCGGGCCAGCTACCTCGACCCCCAGGCCGGGGAGATCACCTACGCGGGCCTCCTGGAAGGAGCACGCGGGTACGCGGGCGCCCTGCAGGCCGCAGGAGTGCCCGAGGGCGCCCGCGGCCTCCTGGTCGCCGACGACTCCGTGGCGACCGTGGTCGCCGTCCTCGGCCTGTGGTGGCACGGCTGCGTCCCCGTGGTGATCAGCCCGGTGCTCACCGACGACGAAGTCCGCTACATCGCCGCCGACTGCGCCGCTGCGATGGTGCACCTGGACGCAGCTCCCACGCGGCAGCGCGCCCTGGAGGAGGTGTTCGCGACAACCACCCGGTTCGCCGGCGCTGACGTCCGCGCTGCTCTGGCGACGGCCGAGGCCGGCCCGGCGCACCGCCCGCAGGAGGCCGGGCCCTCGGCCGTGTGGAGCGCGGGGAGCGAGGCGCTCGTGCAGTACACCTCTGGAAGCACCGGCATGCCCAAGGGGGTGCGGCACTCGGCGGGTGCGATCGGGGCTATGGCCGACGGTATCGGCACGGTCCTGGCGCTGATGCCCGAGGACACCGTGCTGTCCAGCGCCCGGATGTCCTTTGGTTACGGCTTCGGCAGCTCCGTCCTGTGCCCGCTGGCGGCTGGCGCCCGCGTCGCGCTCATCAGCGGTACCGTCGACGTCCACTCGCTCGCCGCCGCGATGCAGCGCCACCGGCCCACCGTGCTGTTGTCCGTCCCGCGGCTGTACGCGGCGCTGCTGAACGCTCCCGGGACGCCGCTCGCCTCCGACTGCGTCGACTCCGTGCGGCTGTGCGTGGCGGCGGGTGAGAACCTGCCCGGTCCGCTCGACGAGCGGATCCGCGCCGCATTCCAGGCCGATCTGCTCAACGGCCTCGGTGCGACCGAGGTGCTCTACATCGTCGTCGGCACCCCGCCGGGGGAGGACCGTCCGGGGACCTTCGGGGTCCCGGTGCCCGGGATCACCGCGACCGTCCGCGCCGCTGACGGCACGCCCGTTGCCGACGGGGTGGAGGGCCGACTGCACATCGCCGGCCCGACCGTCGCCCTGGGCTACATCGGCCGGCCGGAGGCCGCAGCGGTCACCTTCGCCGACGGCGGCGCCTACACCGGCGATGTGGTGCGCCGTGCGCCGGACGGCACGTTCACCCATCTGTGCCGCGCCGATGACGTGCTCAACCTGGGTGGCTACAAGGTCGTGCCCAGTGAGATCGAGAGCGTGGTCCGCGGTGTCGACGGGGTCCAGGACTGCGTGGTGGTCGGCGGCCGCGACGCCGACGGCCTGGAGCAGGCCGTGGCGTACCTGGTGGCCCGGTCGGGATTCGACGAGGCCGTGGTGCGGCGCGCGGTGCTCGCCGCGGCCCGTGGCGGTCTCGCCGCCTACAAGCGCCCCGCCCGTCTGGAGTTCCTCGACGAGCTCCCGACCACGTCGACCGGCAAGGTGGCCGCTTTCGAGCTGAGGAAGGCGGCCACTCGACCGTGA
- a CDS encoding methyltransferase domain-containing protein has protein sequence MSPNSTYWMKCAIGVAQRAPQSDRRVGVVLVSEHDALICSAFEGEVRGASWYGTLRRRIQELGASSAHSAYLTINTLSAAWSFELAELLKEVRIDRVYIGLPDPALTSYLDGDPVTARGHVLRFPDDLQRQILEQNRDLYAASGQSIECNPHYSTHRISEAVSTRLMSMGFALTRSDVNAHRGRVALASLICQRYGTEYKEADSAVGDALAAAFDAKYGTYDYAYDARAANAGWADDFMAVYRQSSTRSLTAVNILNVGVGSGHEAAALFSDCPQITFADIAESGLANISGRIPLSRTVVSSAEDLSALPDDSFDLYISLRTYNSSFFDTSAAASEAHRVLKPGAAFIVSVANGFLYTQRGCVVPGLIIPGTKFVDLYRGMDTANLIGTELDGAGFKDVRMFPTSTEIYLSAVAA, from the coding sequence ATGAGCCCCAACAGTACCTATTGGATGAAATGCGCCATTGGCGTCGCACAAAGGGCGCCGCAGTCAGATCGGCGGGTCGGCGTTGTCCTTGTTTCTGAACACGACGCGTTGATTTGCTCCGCCTTCGAGGGCGAAGTGCGCGGCGCATCCTGGTACGGCACTCTGCGGCGCAGGATCCAAGAACTCGGAGCATCCAGCGCACACAGTGCATATCTGACGATCAACACCCTGTCGGCGGCCTGGTCGTTTGAGCTCGCCGAACTCTTGAAGGAAGTACGCATCGACAGGGTCTATATCGGTCTGCCAGACCCCGCGTTGACGAGTTACCTCGATGGCGACCCCGTCACCGCCCGAGGCCATGTACTCCGCTTCCCCGACGATCTTCAGCGCCAGATCCTGGAGCAGAACCGAGACCTCTACGCGGCGAGCGGGCAAAGCATCGAGTGCAACCCCCACTACTCCACCCATCGCATCAGCGAAGCCGTCTCTACCAGGCTGATGTCGATGGGCTTCGCGCTGACCAGGAGCGACGTCAATGCGCACCGGGGGAGGGTTGCGCTCGCCTCTCTCATCTGCCAGAGGTACGGGACAGAGTACAAGGAGGCTGACAGCGCCGTAGGCGACGCACTGGCCGCAGCGTTCGACGCGAAGTACGGCACCTACGACTACGCGTACGACGCTCGCGCCGCCAACGCGGGGTGGGCCGACGACTTCATGGCGGTGTACAGGCAGTCATCCACAAGGTCCCTGACTGCCGTCAACATCCTCAACGTCGGCGTCGGCTCCGGCCACGAAGCCGCGGCCCTGTTCTCCGACTGTCCGCAGATCACCTTCGCCGATATCGCGGAAAGCGGCCTCGCGAACATAAGTGGACGCATTCCCTTGTCGAGAACCGTCGTCTCCAGCGCCGAAGACCTGTCCGCCCTGCCTGACGACAGTTTCGATCTGTATATCTCATTGAGGACCTACAACTCGTCATTCTTCGACACGTCCGCAGCGGCCTCGGAGGCGCACAGAGTACTGAAGCCCGGTGCAGCGTTTATCGTCTCAGTGGCCAACGGATTTCTGTATACTCAGCGGGGCTGCGTCGTGCCGGGACTTATCATCCCCGGCACTAAATTCGTCGACCTCTATCGCGGGATGGACACCGCCAATCTAATTGGTACGGAGCTCGACGGCGCTGGATTCAAAGATGTCCGAATGTTTCCAACAAGTACCGAGATTTACCTTTCGGCGGTCGCCGCCTAA
- a CDS encoding roadblock/LC7 domain-containing protein, with the protein MSQHTDSLSALGQMLAGFVDRVSGVAASVLVTSDGLVSEYAGLSETDADTLAAAVSGLASLSSGVFLDAPGQVQQTAIEHDSGTLFIMRADGPKQVPDMVGALLAVRTSSTADVGVVGYEMRQWIGRMREHLLNPVRSASLNPAPSAQQLVQ; encoded by the coding sequence ATGTCACAGCACACCGACTCGTTGAGCGCCCTGGGTCAGATGCTGGCGGGCTTCGTCGACCGAGTCTCCGGAGTCGCTGCGTCTGTCCTCGTCACGTCCGACGGCCTGGTCAGCGAATACGCGGGGCTCTCGGAGACGGACGCGGACACTCTGGCTGCAGCAGTCAGCGGGCTTGCGTCCCTGTCGAGCGGAGTGTTCCTGGACGCGCCGGGCCAGGTGCAGCAGACCGCCATCGAACACGACTCCGGCACGCTGTTCATCATGCGGGCGGACGGCCCGAAGCAGGTCCCCGACATGGTCGGTGCGCTGCTGGCCGTGCGCACCAGCTCGACGGCTGACGTGGGCGTTGTCGGATACGAGATGCGCCAGTGGATCGGCAGGATGCGCGAGCACTTGCTCAACCCTGTCCGCAGCGCATCGCTCAACCCTGCCCCCAGCGCACAGCAGCTGGTCCAGTGA
- a CDS encoding beta-ketoacyl synthase N-terminal-like domain-containing protein, with amino-acid sequence MNATSTAHTRNPSAREVVVTGIGLALPGVATYRDLLGPLPAEGGFDPATGLIGRELRHKDRASRLALRAAEFALHDAGLTDADTTFTGAAEATAVVVRTNLGNADSVCEATDTIAAAGVMSLSPLGLPQTSSNVVAGWVAIRYRLRGPNLTVCNGVTSGLDALAWARNLIVTGRADAAVVVGVEPANDVVTKVLGRQSTGAAVAVVLEPADAATSRGARPRATITGYARARNLAAALASTGVTEEEPVGLWLADEAEAAGAEAGHLLAAPRRIDLESQLGPLSGALGVLQCAAAAAHLEGGATGNVLATAGGPRHDATAALLLTPSSATRPSTQERGQHP; translated from the coding sequence ATGAACGCGACGAGCACCGCGCACACGAGGAACCCGAGCGCCCGGGAGGTCGTCGTCACGGGCATCGGACTGGCGCTCCCCGGTGTCGCGACGTACCGCGACCTCCTCGGACCCCTGCCCGCCGAGGGCGGCTTCGACCCGGCCACCGGACTCATCGGACGCGAATTGCGCCACAAGGACCGCGCGTCCCGGCTCGCCCTGCGCGCCGCCGAGTTCGCCCTCCACGACGCCGGTCTCACCGACGCCGACACCACGTTCACCGGCGCGGCCGAGGCGACCGCCGTCGTAGTCAGGACCAACCTGGGCAACGCGGACAGCGTCTGCGAAGCCACCGACACCATCGCCGCAGCAGGCGTCATGAGCCTCAGCCCCTTGGGCCTGCCCCAGACCTCGAGCAACGTCGTCGCCGGCTGGGTGGCCATCCGCTACCGGCTGCGCGGCCCCAACCTCACCGTCTGCAACGGCGTCACGAGCGGTCTGGACGCCCTGGCCTGGGCCCGGAACCTCATCGTGACCGGGCGCGCCGACGCAGCCGTCGTCGTCGGCGTCGAACCCGCCAACGACGTGGTGACGAAGGTCCTCGGCCGGCAGTCCACCGGTGCGGCGGTCGCCGTCGTACTGGAACCCGCGGACGCAGCCACCTCCCGTGGCGCACGGCCACGCGCCACGATCACCGGCTATGCACGGGCCCGGAACCTCGCCGCGGCGCTGGCCTCGACCGGTGTGACCGAAGAGGAGCCCGTCGGACTGTGGCTCGCGGACGAGGCGGAAGCCGCCGGGGCCGAGGCGGGCCATCTACTCGCAGCCCCGCGCCGGATCGACCTGGAATCCCAGCTGGGCCCGCTGTCCGGGGCGCTCGGCGTCCTGCAGTGCGCTGCCGCGGCTGCCCATCTGGAGGGCGGCGCCACCGGGAACGTCCTCGCCACGGCCGGAGGCCCTCGCCACGACGCGACGGCCGCCCTGCTGCTGACCCCGTCGTCGGCCACTCGCCCATCCACGCAGGAACGAGGACAACACCCATGA